A stretch of the Zonotrichia albicollis isolate bZonAlb1 chromosome 31, bZonAlb1.hap1, whole genome shotgun sequence genome encodes the following:
- the LOC141725873 gene encoding uncharacterized protein LOC141725873, with the protein MESREDKCPRQNLVEEAVLSGSTAQEANGEEKPQRCRTRRGCKRSRRGSEGERASLGREGGRRRSQSSELVLHEQLHDGEKPHTCGECGKRFRWNCHLIVHQRTHTGERPYECGECGKSFRESSSLIKHQRIHTGEKPYECGECGMCFSQNSSLNQHQRTHTEKRPYECSKCGKGFKTSSHLLQHYWIHREERPFQCPDCGKGFKQNSNLITHRRIHTGERPYECDKCRKRFPTSSSLLKHYRIHTEERPFRCPDCGKGFKDISSLIRHRRIHTGERPYECPQCGKSFSQSSSLTRHQRKPH; encoded by the coding sequence atggagagcagggaggacaaatgcccgcggcagaacctggtggaagaggccgttttgagcggctccacggcgcaggaagccaacggggaggaaaagccccagagatgccgcacgaggaggggctgcaaacgcagccggcggggatctgagggggaaagagccagcctgggccgggaaggcggccggagacggagtcagagctcggagctggtgctccatgagcagctccatgatggggagaagccccacacgtgtggggagtgtgggaagaggttcaGGTGGAACTGCCAcctgattgtgcaccagaggacccacactggggaacggccctacgagtgtggggagtgtgggaagagcttcagagagagctccagcctgatcaagcaccagaggatccacactggggagaagccctacgaatgtggggagtgtgggatgtGCTTCAGCCAGAACTCCAGCCTGAAccagcaccagaggacccacactgagaagaggccctatgagtgttcCAAGTGTGGGAAGGGGTTTAagaccagctcccatctcctccagcactattggattcacagagaggagaggcccttccaatgccccgactgtgggaagggattcaagcagAACTCcaacctcatcacccaccggcgcatccacactggggagaggccctacgagtgtgataaatgcaggaagaggtttccgaccagctccagtctcctcaagcactatcggattcacacagaggagaggcccttccgctgccccgactgtgggaagggattcaaggaCATCTCCAgcctcatcaggcaccggcgcatccacactggggagaggccctacgagtgtccccagtgtgggaagagcttctcacagagctctaGCTTGACCCGACACCAACGGAAGccccactaa